From a region of the Bacillales bacterium genome:
- the narH gene encoding nitrate reductase subunit beta: protein MNIKAQVAMVMHLDKCIGCHTCSVTCKNTWTNRPGAEYMWFNNVETRPGPGYPQEWENQDHYRGGWTMRNGKLRLKSGGAISKLANIFYNPDLPTIEDYYEPWTYDYESLINSPKKKHQPVARPKSVLTDEFIDQPEWGPNWDDDLAGGSEIAPRDPNMKELGQHIAYEYEKTFMMYLPRICEHCLNPSCVAACPSGAIYKRDEDGVVLVDQEACRGWRFCVSACPYKKVYFNWNSHKAEKCNFCYPRIEAGMPTICSETCVGRIRYLGVMLYDADRVREAASVEDEKELYESQLSVFLDPHDPEVIEEARKAGISEKWIEGAQNSPVYKMACDWKIALPLHPEYRTLPMVWYVPPLSPIMNHITNEDALKTDAYIPAVDDMRIPMEYLASILSAGDVSVIRKVLLKLTAMRAHMRNRTVGDLESSQLLKEAGMTVRQIEEMARLLSVAKYNERFVIPTGDRNEETNLEYDQGACSLEDIAPPEGNSPFLPTGRR from the coding sequence TTGAACATTAAAGCACAAGTAGCGATGGTGATGCATCTTGACAAGTGTATCGGTTGTCATACATGCAGTGTAACGTGTAAAAATACGTGGACGAACCGCCCCGGTGCGGAGTACATGTGGTTTAACAACGTCGAAACACGTCCTGGACCAGGATATCCGCAAGAATGGGAAAATCAAGATCATTACCGCGGCGGTTGGACCATGCGAAACGGAAAACTGCGATTAAAGTCCGGCGGCGCCATCTCAAAACTGGCAAACATCTTTTACAATCCGGATTTGCCGACGATTGAAGATTACTATGAACCGTGGACCTACGACTATGAAAGTCTTATTAACAGTCCGAAAAAGAAACATCAGCCGGTGGCACGTCCAAAGTCCGTATTGACCGACGAATTTATCGATCAACCGGAATGGGGGCCGAACTGGGATGACGACCTGGCAGGCGGCAGTGAAATCGCGCCGCGCGATCCAAATATGAAGGAACTCGGCCAGCACATTGCCTATGAATATGAAAAAACATTCATGATGTACTTGCCGCGCATCTGTGAACATTGTTTGAATCCTTCGTGTGTGGCTGCTTGTCCGTCAGGTGCCATTTATAAACGGGACGAAGACGGCGTCGTACTCGTTGATCAAGAGGCTTGCAGAGGCTGGCGCTTCTGCGTGTCGGCTTGCCCTTACAAAAAAGTGTATTTCAACTGGAACTCTCACAAAGCTGAGAAATGCAATTTTTGTTATCCGAGAATTGAAGCGGGTATGCCGACGATTTGTTCAGAAACGTGCGTCGGACGCATTCGTTATCTCGGTGTCATGTTGTATGACGCGGACCGGGTGAGAGAAGCTGCCTCCGTTGAGGATGAGAAAGAGTTATACGAATCCCAGCTTTCGGTTTTCCTTGACCCGCATGATCCAGAAGTCATTGAAGAAGCAAGGAAAGCAGGCATCTCAGAAAAGTGGATTGAAGGAGCGCAAAATTCGCCGGTCTACAAAATGGCCTGCGATTGGAAAATCGCCTTGCCGCTTCATCCAGAGTACCGTACGCTTCCCATGGTTTGGTACGTGCCGCCGCTCAGCCCGATCATGAATCACATTACGAACGAGGATGCGTTGAAAACGGATGCCTATATTCCGGCTGTTGATGATATGCGCATACCGATGGAATATTTGGCGAGCATTCTTTCCGCCGGTGATGTCAGTGTCATTCGCAAAGTACTATTAAAGCTTACGGCGATGCGCGCGCACATGCGCAATCGCACGGTTGGAGATTTAGAGAGCAGCCAATTGTTAAAAGAAGCCGGAATGACCGTTCGGCAAATCGAAGAAATGGCCCGTTTGCTGAGTGTTGCGAAATACAATGAGCGGTTTGTGATCCCGACCGGCGACAGAAACGAAGAAACAAACCTGGAATACGACCAAGGGGCATGCAGCCTCGAAGATATCGCCCCTCCGGAAGGGAATTCACCGTTTTTGCCAACGGGAAGGAGATGA
- a CDS encoding cytochrome c → MKRGLLFSLILALVLGLSACGGGDGESGKTGSSGSGEGESSAGQVDSNQAREIFQQNCASCHGANLEGGMGPALKNIGSQLSEKEILAQIKNGGGAMPGGLIEGDDAKLVASWLAGHK, encoded by the coding sequence ATGAAAAGGGGTCTGTTATTCAGCCTCATCTTAGCGTTAGTGTTAGGCTTGTCCGCTTGCGGCGGCGGAGACGGAGAATCTGGTAAAACAGGCAGCAGCGGCAGCGGAGAAGGCGAATCGTCTGCCGGTCAAGTCGACTCGAACCAGGCGAGAGAAATCTTCCAACAAAATTGCGCGTCTTGCCACGGCGCTAATTTAGAGGGAGGAATGGGACCGGCGCTCAAAAACATCGGCAGCCAGCTGTCCGAGAAAGAAATTTTGGCGCAAATCAAAAACGGCGGAGGCGCCATGCCGGGCGGCCTTATTGAGGGCGACGATGCGAAGCTTGTCGCGTCTTGGTTAGCCGGCCATAAGTAA
- a CDS encoding ferredoxin family protein, whose translation MAFVITSPCIGEKAAECVEVCPVDCIHEGEDMYYIDPDVCIDCGACEAVCPVEAIYPEDEVPEEEQEFIQINRDFFK comes from the coding sequence ATGGCTTTTGTAATTACCTCTCCGTGCATCGGGGAGAAAGCCGCCGAATGTGTGGAAGTTTGCCCCGTCGATTGCATTCACGAAGGAGAAGATATGTATTATATCGATCCAGATGTGTGCATCGATTGCGGCGCCTGTGAAGCCGTTTGTCCTGTTGAGGCGATTTATCCGGAAGACGAAGTGCCGGAAGAGGAACAAGAGTTTATTCAAATCAATCGTGATTTTTTCAAATAA
- a CDS encoding hemerythrin domain-containing protein, producing the protein MRKRHKVLHPLSHHHHHALVAALKLKRAGTEKSVESAEEVREALKHFWTPGGQEHFREEEEILLPAFARFASVDQPIIHEMLTEHVKIRARIQEIFDSPEPELKKLNELGVILEAHVRKEERIIFPMIEDTLSEQQLEKLAPYFHMNHNKTENN; encoded by the coding sequence GTGAGGAAGAGGCATAAGGTGTTGCATCCATTGTCCCATCACCATCATCATGCGCTCGTTGCCGCCTTAAAGTTAAAGCGGGCCGGGACCGAGAAGAGCGTGGAAAGCGCGGAAGAAGTGCGCGAAGCTTTAAAACATTTTTGGACGCCCGGCGGTCAGGAGCACTTTCGCGAGGAGGAAGAGATTTTGCTGCCGGCCTTTGCCCGCTTTGCGTCAGTCGACCAGCCGATCATTCATGAGATGCTGACGGAACATGTCAAAATCCGGGCGCGCATTCAGGAAATTTTTGATTCACCGGAACCGGAATTAAAGAAGCTGAATGAACTTGGCGTGATTCTCGAGGCCCACGTCAGGAAAGAAGAACGAATCATCTTTCCGATGATCGAAGACACGTTATCCGAACAACAGCTGGAGAAGCTGGCGCCGTATTTTCATATGAACCATAACAAAACTGAGAATAATTAA
- a CDS encoding Crp/Fnr family transcriptional regulator — translation MSDMIEILKELPLFSELNNEDLKRLEAITKKKTYPKRQYVFMEGDPREAVYFIQEGTVKTFKVDENGNEQVINLLQKGEMFPHVGFFDETPYPATAETVERTELFVIRIDDFDQLMMQNPEIAIKVMRIMGQKIFMLAERVQELISEDVRHRIVHALLRFSKEIGKPKNNGISIELPITNRDFANMVGSTRETINRVLNQLKKEGILEADRNGMFIHDLKRLKSFYGKG, via the coding sequence ATGTCGGACATGATAGAAATCCTAAAGGAATTGCCCTTGTTCAGTGAATTGAACAACGAGGACTTGAAGCGGCTTGAAGCGATCACGAAAAAAAAGACGTATCCAAAAAGACAGTATGTGTTTATGGAAGGAGATCCCCGAGAAGCGGTTTATTTCATCCAAGAAGGAACGGTGAAAACGTTCAAAGTCGATGAAAACGGAAACGAGCAAGTCATCAACTTGCTGCAGAAAGGCGAAATGTTTCCACACGTCGGATTTTTTGATGAAACGCCCTATCCGGCAACCGCCGAAACCGTTGAACGAACGGAATTGTTCGTGATCCGCATTGATGATTTCGACCAATTGATGATGCAAAATCCTGAAATCGCCATAAAAGTCATGCGAATCATGGGACAGAAAATCTTCATGTTGGCCGAACGCGTGCAAGAATTAATTTCGGAAGATGTTCGCCATCGCATCGTTCATGCATTGCTCCGCTTTTCGAAAGAAATCGGGAAACCGAAGAACAACGGCATCAGCATCGAACTTCCCATCACCAATCGTGACTTCGCCAACATGGTTGGTTCCACGCGCGAAACGATTAACCGTGTCTTGAACCAGCTGAAAAAGGAAGGAATCTTAGAGGCCGACCGCAACGGCATGTTCATTCACGATTTAAAACGATTGAAAAGTTTTTACGGCAAGGGTTGA
- a CDS encoding cupin domain-containing protein: MIKNIRDAQTFDKNHMKKETLFQQDDHSIFLINLLPGQKLPAHRHPDQHVYLLVLEGEGEYTINGERHSLAWRDVLHGQNDEWLGVENTGRKFMTLYVVLTRNCHNQVH; encoded by the coding sequence ATGATTAAAAACATTCGGGACGCGCAAACGTTTGACAAAAACCACATGAAAAAGGAGACGCTTTTCCAACAGGACGACCATTCAATTTTTCTGATCAATCTTCTGCCTGGACAAAAGCTGCCCGCTCACCGTCATCCGGACCAGCATGTATACTTGTTAGTGCTTGAAGGCGAAGGTGAATATACGATAAACGGGGAACGTCATTCGCTTGCTTGGCGTGATGTGTTACATGGGCAAAACGACGAATGGCTCGGCGTTGAAAATACCGGAAGGAAGTTCATGACCCTCTATGTCGTTTTGACTCGAAATTGTCATAATCAGGTGCATTAA
- the narI gene encoding respiratory nitrate reductase subunit gamma, with amino-acid sequence MEEYLWIVYPYISLFMLVVGLFFRYHYGQLGWGSRSSELLEKKWLKIGSLMFHIGILAVFGGHFLGLIVPLSFYHWIGIPDEFYHHVLAEGLGGLAGVVTWIGIVILLIRRIGIKRVRRNSSTPDLVALLMLFIVVTLGDLMTIGYNNLVGTYEYRTTVGPWFRSLFTLNPDAYLMRDVPMILKIHVISTFTLIGISPFTRLIHFWSAPVRYPFRRPLQYRSRTQYGRR; translated from the coding sequence GTGGAAGAATATTTATGGATTGTGTATCCTTACATTTCGTTGTTCATGCTCGTCGTCGGATTGTTTTTTCGGTATCATTACGGACAGCTTGGCTGGGGGTCGCGGTCCAGTGAATTGTTGGAAAAAAAGTGGCTGAAAATCGGCAGTTTAATGTTTCACATCGGAATTCTCGCCGTTTTCGGCGGCCACTTTCTCGGCTTAATTGTTCCGTTGTCGTTTTACCATTGGATCGGTATCCCGGATGAATTTTACCACCACGTGCTTGCTGAAGGACTCGGCGGCCTTGCCGGCGTCGTCACATGGATCGGTATTGTCATCTTGTTGATCCGCCGCATCGGTATTAAAAGGGTTCGCCGCAATTCTAGTACGCCTGATTTAGTGGCATTGCTCATGTTGTTCATCGTCGTTACTCTAGGGGACCTCATGACGATCGGATACAACAACCTCGTTGGAACGTATGAGTATCGAACGACCGTCGGACCTTGGTTCCGCAGTTTGTTTACGCTGAATCCGGACGCGTATTTGATGCGCGATGTCCCGATGATTTTAAAAATTCATGTCATCTCTACGTTTACCTTAATTGGCATTTCACCGTTCACGCGTCTCATCCACTTTTGGAGTGCGCCGGTTCGCTACCCGTTCCGGAGACCGCTGCAGTACCGTTCACGCACCCAATATGGCAGACGGTAG
- a CDS encoding flavodoxin, protein MAKLLMIYASMSGNTEDMAKEIEAGIRSKKESVDVLEAFETDASAMEAYEGILIGTYTWGDGDLPDELLDFYEDMKQLDLTGKKAAVFGSFDSSYGDDGIAVDQMRDALQRQGAEIVQEELKVELSPTPDDRALCREFGERFAENWHAVKKL, encoded by the coding sequence ATGGCCAAATTGCTTATGATTTACGCCAGTATGTCTGGAAATACGGAAGATATGGCAAAAGAGATTGAGGCCGGCATCCGCAGCAAAAAGGAATCGGTTGATGTGTTGGAAGCTTTTGAGACAGACGCTTCGGCAATGGAAGCTTACGAAGGGATTTTAATCGGCACGTATACGTGGGGCGACGGTGATCTCCCTGATGAGTTGCTCGACTTTTACGAGGATATGAAACAACTCGATTTAACCGGCAAAAAAGCTGCCGTGTTCGGTTCATTCGATTCCTCTTACGGGGACGACGGGATTGCCGTGGATCAAATGCGGGATGCTCTTCAGCGTCAAGGGGCAGAAATCGTTCAAGAGGAGTTGAAAGTGGAACTGAGTCCGACTCCTGATGACCGAGCGTTGTGCCGGGAATTTGGTGAACGGTTCGCGGAAAACTGGCACGCAGTGAAAAAACTTTGA
- a CDS encoding hemerythrin domain-containing protein, with protein MSGPALKKKDSHAAIHEAALDEARELTELLGKETEHSRDDRAVQIACVLVEHWETRTLAHAQTEEEGLYRELAKQSPKARRAVSELTRDHELMRRLLREIKAALTQKDDLKRIHARFQAMILVDEIHNDDEESLIAAKGR; from the coding sequence ATGTCAGGACCGGCACTGAAGAAAAAGGACAGCCATGCGGCCATTCATGAAGCGGCTTTGGATGAGGCGAGGGAGCTCACCGAGCTTCTCGGCAAAGAAACGGAACATTCACGAGACGACCGGGCCGTCCAAATTGCCTGCGTGCTTGTTGAGCATTGGGAAACAAGAACGTTGGCACATGCGCAAACGGAAGAAGAAGGCTTGTACCGGGAGTTGGCGAAACAATCGCCGAAGGCGAGACGGGCCGTTAGTGAGCTGACAAGGGATCACGAGTTGATGCGGCGGTTATTGCGTGAGATTAAGGCGGCTTTGACGCAAAAGGATGACCTTAAGCGGATTCACGCAAGATTCCAAGCGATGATTCTCGTCGATGAGATTCATAACGACGATGAAGAGTCATTAATCGCGGCGAAAGGAAGATAA
- the narJ gene encoding nitrate reductase molybdenum cofactor assembly chaperone, with the protein MSDQEALKLASVLIGYPENDVWHALDEALDAARHIENESVSEHLIQAIAGMREMGYEALKHHYVNVFDFSESTCLYLTAHEYGDNRARGNAFINLRILLASEGFEQLGEELPDYLPLLFEFLAVCDNEEKTNPVKERLAKCVARILDHLDVDSPYQLVFTAIAELLPAPGDQQFPDREEADQGEMPYPLPFG; encoded by the coding sequence ATGTCGGACCAAGAAGCATTGAAACTCGCATCTGTATTGATCGGATACCCAGAAAACGATGTATGGCATGCGCTTGACGAAGCGCTCGATGCAGCACGACACATTGAAAACGAGTCCGTGTCCGAGCATTTGATACAGGCGATTGCCGGTATGCGTGAAATGGGATATGAAGCATTGAAACACCATTATGTGAACGTGTTCGACTTCAGCGAATCGACGTGTCTTTATTTGACGGCCCACGAGTACGGCGATAACCGTGCCCGTGGGAACGCGTTCATCAACTTGCGCATTTTACTCGCGAGTGAAGGATTTGAACAACTTGGGGAGGAATTGCCGGATTATTTGCCGCTGTTGTTCGAATTTCTTGCAGTTTGCGACAATGAAGAAAAAACGAATCCCGTCAAAGAGCGATTGGCGAAATGCGTAGCAAGAATCTTGGATCATCTTGATGTTGATAGTCCGTATCAGCTTGTTTTCACGGCTATCGCTGAGTTGTTGCCGGCGCCTGGCGACCAACAGTTTCCCGACAGGGAAGAGGCGGATCAAGGAGAAATGCCGTATCCGCTTCCGTTCGGATAG
- a CDS encoding nitrate reductase subunit alpha, with protein sequence MAQQKHTFIQALKYLKRGRAINDHWTEESPRSREWEKLYRQRWAHDKVVRSTHGVNCTGSCSWKIHVKDGIITWETQQTDYPSLGEDFPEYEPRGCPRGASFSWYTYSPLRVKYPYVRGELLQMWREAIKKTDDAVEAWKVIIEDPQKKQAFQSARGKGGFLRATWKEVSEMAAASMIHTIQQYGPDRIVGFSPIPAMSMVSYAGGSRFLSLVGGQMLSFYDWYADLPPASPQVWGDQTDVPESADWYNAKYFIIWGTNLPMTRTPDAHFMVEARYNGTKVIGVSPDYAEYDKFADLWLPAKAGTDAALAMAMTHVILKEYYVDHPTDYFIDYAKMYTDLPFLVTLDPHGDQWKTGRFLHESDLKNTTETGDWKTVIWDERSSEPAVPIGSQGYRWEGKKKWKLAHEDVDGRKLSPVLSLLDISDASFEVDFPYFGGGAGETVRRGVPVKRITDKDGKSVWVTTVYDLMMAHIGVPRGLSGDYPENYESLKPYTPAWQEPITGVKREHVIQVAREFADNAARTRGKSMIAMGAGTNHWYHSDVIYRSILNLVLLTGSQGVNGGGWAHYVGQEKVRPLEGWSQLAFANDWVKPPRQQNGTSFFYFATDQYRFEELETSTVGSPLGGKFTDMHPADVNALAARLGWLPSYPQFEENSIEIVEQARKAGAKTDKEVSDYVAKQAKEGNLHWAIEDPDNPKNFPRTMFVWRSNLIGSSGKGHEYFLKHLLGADGHVLAEEEGSWQPKDVNVERDIPKGKLDLMIDIDFRMTGTGLYSDIVLPAATWYEKYDLSSTDMHPYVHPFNAAISSPWETKSDWDTFRELAKTFSELAEKHLPASEDLVATPLAHDSVGEMAQPNGKVLDWRKGETEAIPGKTMPNFSIVKRDYPNVYQQMTTLGPNAQKAISTKGITISGKNAYRELLARVGRSTREGIGEGRPDLYTDRQAVEAILTLSGATNGHRASEEWEALSETTGIEELKEIPRGREEEAYTLDDLTAQPRLALSTPVWSGLEKDGRRYSPFVVNTEYKVPWHTLTGRQHFYLDHEIMLDFGEGLPLYRPPLGLPPYRDGENKPDGTALTVRYLTPHQKWGIHSTYSDTPRMLSLFRGGQTIWLNEKDGASIGIKDNDWVEVYNRNGVIAARAVLTYRIPEGVAMMYHAQDRTVGVPGTKITKDRGGTHNSVTRIIPKPTHMIGGYSQLSYGFNYYGPTGHQRDAITYVRPLKEVDWLEH encoded by the coding sequence ATGGCGCAGCAGAAGCACACGTTTATTCAAGCCCTCAAATACTTAAAACGCGGACGGGCGATCAACGATCATTGGACCGAAGAAAGTCCGCGTTCAAGAGAGTGGGAAAAACTGTACCGGCAACGCTGGGCACACGACAAAGTGGTACGTTCGACGCATGGGGTCAACTGCACCGGTTCATGCAGCTGGAAAATTCATGTGAAAGACGGCATCATTACATGGGAAACCCAGCAAACCGATTACCCGTCGCTCGGGGAAGATTTTCCGGAATATGAACCGCGGGGATGCCCGCGCGGCGCAAGTTTTTCCTGGTATACTTACAGTCCGCTGCGAGTCAAATATCCGTACGTACGCGGCGAATTGCTGCAAATGTGGCGAGAAGCGATAAAGAAAACCGATGATGCAGTGGAAGCTTGGAAAGTGATCATTGAAGATCCTCAGAAAAAACAAGCGTTTCAAAGCGCACGCGGCAAAGGCGGTTTTTTGCGCGCCACTTGGAAAGAAGTTTCCGAAATGGCCGCCGCATCGATGATTCATACGATCCAACAATACGGTCCTGATCGAATCGTCGGCTTTAGTCCAATCCCGGCGATGTCGATGGTGAGCTATGCAGGAGGTTCTCGATTCCTGTCACTCGTCGGCGGGCAAATGCTTAGTTTTTATGATTGGTATGCGGATTTACCTCCCGCTTCTCCGCAAGTATGGGGCGACCAAACGGACGTACCGGAATCGGCAGATTGGTATAATGCGAAATATTTTATCATTTGGGGCACGAACTTGCCGATGACGCGCACGCCTGACGCTCATTTTATGGTCGAAGCCCGCTATAACGGAACGAAAGTGATCGGCGTCAGCCCGGACTATGCGGAATATGATAAGTTCGCAGACTTATGGCTCCCGGCTAAAGCGGGTACCGATGCGGCACTTGCGATGGCAATGACTCATGTCATACTAAAGGAATATTATGTAGATCACCCGACGGACTATTTTATTGATTATGCAAAAATGTATACCGATTTGCCTTTTCTCGTAACACTTGACCCTCATGGTGACCAGTGGAAAACGGGTCGATTTTTACATGAATCCGACTTGAAGAATACGACTGAAACCGGCGACTGGAAAACCGTCATTTGGGATGAACGTTCTTCTGAACCGGCTGTTCCGATCGGCAGTCAAGGCTATCGGTGGGAAGGCAAGAAGAAATGGAAGCTCGCCCATGAGGACGTCGACGGCCGCAAACTTTCTCCCGTATTGAGTTTGCTCGATATTTCCGATGCGTCGTTTGAAGTCGACTTTCCGTATTTCGGCGGAGGAGCGGGGGAAACCGTCCGACGCGGTGTTCCGGTTAAAAGAATTACCGATAAAGACGGAAAATCGGTTTGGGTGACTACTGTTTATGACCTTATGATGGCACACATCGGGGTCCCGCGCGGATTGAGCGGCGATTACCCGGAAAACTATGAATCTTTAAAACCTTATACGCCGGCTTGGCAAGAACCCATCACCGGTGTGAAACGCGAACATGTCATCCAAGTGGCAAGAGAATTTGCAGACAATGCGGCACGTACGCGCGGAAAATCGATGATCGCGATGGGAGCTGGTACGAATCACTGGTACCATAGCGACGTGATCTACCGTTCGATTTTAAATCTCGTGCTTTTGACTGGGTCCCAAGGCGTCAACGGCGGGGGATGGGCGCATTATGTCGGGCAGGAAAAAGTGAGACCGCTGGAAGGGTGGTCGCAGCTTGCCTTTGCGAACGACTGGGTGAAACCGCCGCGGCAACAAAACGGAACATCCTTCTTTTACTTTGCGACGGATCAATATCGGTTTGAGGAGTTGGAAACGTCAACCGTTGGTTCGCCTCTTGGTGGAAAATTCACTGACATGCATCCAGCCGACGTCAATGCGTTGGCTGCGCGGTTAGGATGGCTGCCTTCATACCCGCAATTCGAAGAAAATTCCATCGAAATCGTCGAGCAAGCACGGAAAGCGGGGGCGAAAACCGACAAAGAAGTGAGCGACTATGTAGCCAAACAAGCGAAAGAAGGAAATCTTCACTGGGCCATTGAAGATCCTGACAATCCGAAGAATTTTCCGCGGACGATGTTTGTTTGGCGATCCAACTTGATCGGTTCAAGCGGCAAAGGCCATGAATATTTTCTGAAACATTTACTTGGCGCTGACGGTCATGTACTTGCCGAAGAGGAAGGTTCATGGCAGCCAAAAGACGTGAATGTTGAACGTGACATCCCTAAGGGCAAGCTCGATTTAATGATCGACATCGATTTCCGGATGACCGGCACTGGTCTCTATTCCGATATCGTGCTGCCTGCTGCGACTTGGTATGAGAAATATGATTTGTCCAGCACGGATATGCACCCTTACGTTCATCCGTTTAATGCAGCGATTTCAAGCCCCTGGGAGACGAAAAGCGATTGGGATACGTTCCGTGAACTGGCGAAAACTTTTTCCGAGCTTGCAGAAAAACATTTGCCAGCATCTGAAGATCTTGTGGCAACACCGCTTGCGCACGACTCCGTCGGTGAGATGGCTCAGCCGAACGGCAAAGTGCTCGATTGGCGAAAAGGAGAGACCGAAGCAATCCCGGGCAAAACAATGCCGAATTTCTCGATCGTCAAGCGGGATTATCCGAACGTTTATCAGCAAATGACAACGCTTGGACCGAATGCGCAAAAAGCGATATCAACAAAAGGCATTACCATTTCGGGGAAAAACGCGTATCGGGAACTGCTCGCCCGCGTCGGACGCTCAACACGAGAGGGAATTGGCGAGGGGCGGCCGGACCTTTACACGGACCGCCAAGCGGTTGAAGCGATTTTGACATTATCTGGCGCGACGAATGGACATCGTGCATCCGAAGAATGGGAGGCATTAAGTGAAACGACCGGCATAGAAGAGCTGAAGGAAATTCCGCGCGGCAGAGAGGAAGAAGCGTATACGCTCGATGATTTAACCGCGCAGCCGCGGCTTGCGCTTTCAACGCCGGTATGGAGCGGATTGGAGAAAGACGGCAGACGGTATTCGCCGTTTGTGGTGAATACCGAATACAAAGTACCGTGGCACACGTTGACGGGACGGCAGCATTTTTACTTAGATCATGAAATCATGTTGGATTTCGGCGAAGGTCTCCCGTTGTATCGGCCGCCGCTTGGCTTGCCGCCTTACCGCGATGGGGAGAATAAGCCGGATGGAACGGCTTTAACCGTTCGGTATTTAACCCCGCACCAAAAATGGGGCATCCATTCGACGTATTCAGATACACCTCGAATGCTCTCGCTGTTTCGTGGCGGACAAACGATATGGTTGAATGAAAAGGACGGGGCTTCGATCGGAATTAAGGATAACGACTGGGTTGAAGTGTACAACCGAAACGGCGTGATCGCGGCCCGCGCAGTGCTCACTTACCGCATTCCTGAAGGCGTGGCCATGATGTATCATGCACAAGACCGTACCGTCGGCGTACCGGGAACGAAAATTACGAAAGACCGCGGAGGGACGCATAACAGCGTGACAAGAATCATTCCAAAGCCCACGCACATGATCGGCGGCTATTCACAGCTCAGTTACGGATTCAATTATTACGGGCCGACGGGTCATCAAAGAGATGCCATCACGTACGTCCGTCCCCTCAAGGAGGTCGATTGGCTTGAACATTAA
- a CDS encoding DUF2249 domain-containing protein, producing METNEFDARIDVRPIEPREKHPAIFNTFESLKPGQKMELINDHNPKPLLYEFKMERPGTFTWEYLEEGPEVWRVSIGRTEGGE from the coding sequence GTGGAAACAAATGAGTTTGATGCACGAATTGATGTGAGGCCAATCGAACCCCGGGAAAAACACCCGGCGATTTTCAACACGTTTGAATCATTAAAGCCCGGTCAAAAGATGGAATTGATCAACGACCATAACCCGAAACCGCTTCTGTACGAATTTAAAATGGAAAGACCGGGAACATTTACGTGGGAATACCTCGAGGAAGGCCCAGAAGTCTGGCGTGTTTCGATCGGAAGGACCGAAGGAGGAGAATAG
- a CDS encoding hemerythrin domain-containing protein, translating to MSGPALKQKSAHRAIHEAALGEADELTTLLKKMKKNDENKTRLLEVAYVLVEHWETRTLAHAAEEEKGLYVQWVERDPALSTKVNELKQEHQLMRSLIEEIKTFLPDTGVTESVLSRFETLLLVNQHHNRKEENQLVAMTEAK from the coding sequence ATGTCCGGTCCTGCATTAAAGCAAAAATCGGCGCATCGTGCGATTCACGAGGCCGCACTCGGCGAAGCCGATGAACTGACAACGTTATTGAAAAAAATGAAGAAAAATGACGAAAACAAAACGAGACTTTTGGAGGTTGCCTATGTGCTTGTTGAACATTGGGAGACACGCACGCTGGCCCATGCCGCCGAAGAGGAAAAAGGACTTTATGTACAATGGGTGGAACGAGATCCTGCCCTTTCAACGAAAGTGAACGAATTGAAACAAGAGCACCAGTTGATGCGATCCTTAATTGAAGAAATCAAAACCTTCTTGCCCGACACTGGCGTAACGGAAAGTGTATTGTCAAGATTTGAAACATTGCTGCTCGTCAATCAGCACCATAATCGCAAGGAAGAAAATCAACTCGTTGCGATGACGGAGGCCAAGTAA